Genomic segment of Streptomyces zhihengii:
CGGGAGACCGTCAAGGTGCCGTCGAACAAGCCGTACGTCACGATCCAGGGCACCGGCGGCAGCCGCAAGGACACCGTGATCGCCTACGGGAACGCCGCCGGGACGCCGAAGCCCGACGGCTCGGGGACGTACGGCACCAGCGGCAGCGCCACCGTGGCCGTCGAGGCGAACGACTTCCGGGCCCGCAACCTCACCGTCCGCAACGACTTCGACGAGGCGGCCAACCAGCACCTGTCCGGGCACCAGGCGGTGGCGCTGCGCACGGCGGCCGACCGGGTGGCGCTGGACGGCCTCATCGTCGAGGGCGACCAGGACACCCTGCTGCTGGACACCGCGTCCAAGGACGCGCTGGGCCGTGTCCACATGACCAATTCCTATGTGGTCGGGAACGTCGACTTCGTCTTCGGCCGCGCCTCGGCGGTGATCGACCGGTCCGTCATCACCCTGAAGAAGCGGTGGAACGGCACCTCGGCGGGGTACGTGACCGCGCCCAGCACCCCGGCGCACCGCAAGGGGTTCCTGATCAGCCGGTCGACCGTGACCGGTGACGTGTCCGCCGGCAGCTTCCATCTGGGGCGTCCGTGGCACGCGGGCGGCGACGCCTCGCTGGACCCGCAGACGACCGTGCGGGACTCCAGCCTCGGCGCCGCGGTGAAGGCCGCGCCCTGGACGGACATGGGCGGCTTCTCGTGGCGTGACGACCGGTTCGCCGAGTACCGGAACTCCGGCGCGGGCGCCGGGGCGGCCGGTCCCGACCGGCCGCACCTGACCGACGCGCAGGCGGCGGACCAGGATATCGCCGACTGGCTGGGCGGCTGGGACCCGGCCGCCGGCTGACCGGCGGCCGCCGTCCGTGAGGTGCGGCGGAGCGGCCTGGCGGTTCGGCCGCCCGAGACGTGCGGCGGACAATGCGGCAGCCCCGCCGTCCGTGATGGGCGGCGGAGGGACGCGGCGGCCCCGCCGCCCGCGGGAACAGGCGGAGTGACGCGGCAGCCCGCCGCCCGCAGGCGGAAGAACGCGGCGGCCCCGCCGCCCGGGAAATCCGGCGGAAAAGCGCGGCAACCTTTTCCCGTGCGGTGGCGACAGACGGGTACGCCCCCCGACGGGAGACCGCCGGCGCGGGCGCGGAGGACTCTGGCCTCCGCGTCGGGGGCGGGCCGGGCAAGGGCTCCGCGAGCAGGCAGGGACGGGACGTGCCCCGGGCAGGGGTGCTCGTCCCGTCCGTGCCCGTGCGGCCCCGCCCCGGCGGGGCGCGCCGGGGTTTCCTTCGCAGCGCTCTCGGCGCTCTCAGCGCGGGGCGACGAACAGGCTCTGGGCGCTGCGGCCGATGGGCCCCTTCTCGTCGTGCAGACGGGCGTCGGCGAGGCCGATGCCCGCCGCGTCCACGCTGGTCCGCGCGTCGACGCACACCCACTCGCCCAGCGGGTGGCGGTGGAGATGGACCGTCAGGTCCGGGTTGATGAAGACATGGCTGCGGAAGTCGAGGACGTTGCTGATCCCGTTGCCGGAGTCGGCGGCGACCAGGACGCGGTCGAGCGCCCGGGGGGCGTCCCCGGCGATCAGCGGGATCCGCATCCGCATCCAGCAGGTGCCCGGCCCCTGTTCGCGCCAGGCGCCCTCGGCGAACCGGGTCTCCATCGACGTGTGGTAGCCGATGTCCCACGCGACGCCGAAGAACGGGGTGGCGGAGGTCTCGGACGGGGCGGGGAGCAGCGGGCCCTCGGCGACCGCGGGGCCGGGCTCCTCGGTGGTGCGGACGCGCAGGGCCCGGGCGTGCATCACGGGCGCGCCGCCCTCGGGGGTGAGCACGGCTTCGACGACCTCGGTGCTGCGGCCGGAGCGCAGCACGGAGGTGGTGATCTCCAGCGGTGCGATCGGGACGGGGCGCAGGATCTCGTAGGTGACGCGGGCGACGCGCATGTCGGTGCGGGCGCCGGGGCGTTCCTCCAGGGCGCGGCCGAGCAGGGCGGCGGGCGGGCCGGCGTGCTGGGACGCGGCGTCCCAGGGGCCCCGGGTGTGCTCCGTGGCGGCGAAGCGGTTCTCCGTGAGGCGCTCGTAGAACGCCTCGGTCTCCGGTGCCGCTGCCGTCATGGCCGTCCGCCTCCCCGCGATAGGTGTACGACGCACGCTACCTGCGGGTAACGGCGGGATCCAGGGGGCGGCGGGACGAAGAAGGGGTGTGCGGTCCCGTTCGGGACCGCACACCCCTCCGGCGGTGGTGCCGTGCCGATGTCAGCGGCCGAGCACCATGTAGCCGAGGAGGCCGAGGGCGACGGCCAGCAGGGCGATGAACGTCACCGTGGCGACGGTTCCGCCCGCGTCGCCGCGGCGGCCCCGGCGGCCGGCGCCGGTGCCCCCGTTCTGCGCGTCGCTCGCGTCCGTCGTGTCCGCCGAGCCGGTCGTGTCCGGGGTGACGGTCACGATCGCAGAGTTCTTCACTGGTGCTCCTGTGGTGCTCGCCGCTCCGTGGTCGACGGAGCGGTTTTGGCCTCAGCCTTGTGGCTGCGTGACACAGAGTAGTGGCAACTGGTCCAGACCACGGCCACCGGGTGGGTGACCCATGAGCTCTGTACCGGCAGCTTTGCCGTACTTCCCGAGACTGTAAGGCGTCAAAGAGGGTGGAGGGGCTGTTTCGCGTCAACCTCGCCGTCGCGCACCGTGACCACGCCGGGGCCCGGGGTGAACGGGGCGGCGGAGCGGAGTTCTCCGCAACCACCCTGCGCAGCGGGCCGGTTGACTAGAGTCACCGGCGTGAGCGACGACGCAGCGACACAGGCCCGTATCGAC
This window contains:
- a CDS encoding thioesterase family protein, with the translated sequence MTAAAPETEAFYERLTENRFAATEHTRGPWDAASQHAGPPAALLGRALEERPGARTDMRVARVTYEILRPVPIAPLEITTSVLRSGRSTEVVEAVLTPEGGAPVMHARALRVRTTEEPGPAVAEGPLLPAPSETSATPFFGVAWDIGYHTSMETRFAEGAWREQGPGTCWMRMRIPLIAGDAPRALDRVLVAADSGNGISNVLDFRSHVFINPDLTVHLHRHPLGEWVCVDARTSVDAAGIGLADARLHDEKGPIGRSAQSLFVAPR